The Bifidobacterium animalis subsp. animalis ATCC 25527 genome has a segment encoding these proteins:
- a CDS encoding GNAT family N-acetyltransferase yields the protein MQDATNRRFRHATMKDYPQMERIYAHARELMARNGNPTQWGNAFPKPQTVKEDIREHRAILLVDTLGGKERILAQFALCPGLDPTYAKIEGAWLDNDSYVTIHRIASSGLVRHAARDCIEWCLKHYGNVRVDTHPNNKAMQHVLESCGFARCGLIQLIDRTEDTTRIAYQRHEW from the coding sequence ATGCAGGACGCCACGAACCGGCGCTTTCGCCACGCGACCATGAAGGACTACCCTCAGATGGAGCGCATCTACGCGCATGCCCGCGAACTCATGGCGCGCAATGGGAATCCGACGCAGTGGGGGAACGCGTTCCCGAAGCCGCAGACGGTGAAGGAAGACATTCGCGAGCACCGGGCGATCCTGCTGGTAGACACTTTGGGCGGCAAGGAACGCATCCTCGCACAGTTCGCGCTGTGCCCGGGGCTGGACCCGACCTATGCGAAGATCGAAGGCGCGTGGCTCGACAACGACTCCTACGTGACGATCCACCGCATCGCCTCGTCGGGCCTGGTGCGCCATGCCGCGCGCGACTGCATCGAATGGTGCCTCAAACACTATGGCAATGTGCGCGTGGACACACACCCCAACAACAAGGCCATGCAGCATGTGCTCGAAAGCTGCGGATTCGCCCGTTGCGGCCTGATCCAGCTCATCGACCGCACCGAAGACACGACGCGCATCGCCTACCAGCGCCACGAGTGGTGA
- a CDS encoding S-ribosylhomocysteine lyase, which produces MADEPNTQSKPVVESFQLDHTKVKAPYVRYIDTETGPNGDVISNYDLRLVQPNENAIPTGGLHTIEHTIAVLLRERIPGYIDCSPFGCRTGFHLLTWGEHSTEDVAKALKESLEFIANEATWDDVPATTIESCGNYRDHSLFTAKEWAKDILAQGISSDPFERKVV; this is translated from the coding sequence ATGGCAGACGAACCGAATACGCAGAGCAAGCCGGTGGTCGAAAGCTTCCAGCTCGACCATACGAAGGTGAAGGCGCCTTATGTGCGCTACATCGATACGGAGACCGGCCCGAACGGCGATGTGATCTCGAACTACGACCTGCGCCTGGTGCAGCCGAACGAGAACGCGATTCCGACGGGTGGGCTGCATACGATCGAACATACGATTGCAGTGCTGCTGCGCGAGCGCATCCCCGGCTACATCGACTGCTCCCCATTCGGCTGCCGCACCGGATTCCACCTGCTCACGTGGGGGGAGCATTCCACCGAGGACGTCGCCAAGGCACTCAAGGAATCGCTCGAATTCATCGCGAATGAAGCCACGTGGGACGACGTTCCCGCCACAACCATCGAAAGCTGCGGCAACTACCGCGACCACAGCCTGTTCACGGCGAAGGAATGGGCGAAGGACATTCTGGCCCAAGGCATCAGCTCCGATCCGTTCGAGCGCAAAGTGGTCTGA
- the dnaG gene encoding DNA primase, whose amino-acid sequence MAGMIKKEDIERVRNAADLYDIVSATVALKPSGVGAYVGLCPFHDERTPSFNVRPSVGSWHCFGCGRGGDVFKFVQEQENIDFREAVELLADKYHIELHYENAGGANDSHRGTKRARLLEANEEAQKFFVSQILTEEALPARKLLAGRNFSQQDCARFGCGYAPQGWDNLVRHLADKGFTQQEMLDAGLARQGARGIYDYFRGRATWPIRDSTGRTLGFGARKLYDDDSIAAKYINTPDTQLYHKNQVLYGIDLAKPQIVKKRQVVIVEGYTDVMAMHLAGVDTAVATCGTAFGEEHAKIVRRLISDDSLGGVQLTGPLRVEGEPLSSRIVFTFDGDAAGQKAALHAFGLDSSFQTQTFVAVADNNLDPCDLRIERGDDALRALVVNARPLYDFVIDVAIGKFDTQYGTGQMGAVKAVAPLIARIKDKSLLDLYTRKAARRIGIDLAILQREVQSARRAQHVPNEDAYASRQRGYDRTYEREREQPQVNEARMREIERDNARSQHFYRIDDNVFITEMQFMATLVQIPRAVNAELFKALTVHCFSTPVFQTMFEAVEAAGGLPEPGTSPGQWLHALTKAGGPLLAPVITELAVMNLPLPQNMANGNAAQTGQQEPGSQSAQPMPEASAEQRQYANQLTASLIDTGYMRRIGMLRQQASRATNTHDQIRLFGAITEVERERKDLQSQIFGSAAG is encoded by the coding sequence ATGGCCGGGATGATTAAGAAGGAAGACATTGAGCGCGTGCGCAACGCGGCGGATCTGTACGACATCGTCTCCGCCACGGTGGCGCTCAAGCCCTCGGGTGTGGGCGCCTATGTGGGCCTGTGCCCGTTCCACGACGAGCGCACGCCGAGTTTCAACGTGCGCCCGTCGGTCGGCTCATGGCATTGCTTCGGCTGTGGTCGTGGCGGTGACGTGTTCAAGTTCGTGCAGGAGCAGGAGAACATAGACTTCCGCGAGGCGGTGGAACTGCTTGCCGACAAGTACCATATCGAGCTGCATTACGAGAACGCCGGCGGCGCGAACGACTCGCACAGGGGCACCAAGCGCGCGCGTCTTCTCGAGGCGAACGAGGAGGCCCAGAAGTTCTTCGTGAGCCAGATCCTCACCGAGGAGGCGCTGCCTGCCCGCAAGCTGCTCGCTGGCCGCAATTTCTCGCAGCAGGACTGCGCGCGGTTCGGTTGCGGGTATGCGCCACAGGGTTGGGACAACCTGGTGCGTCACCTGGCCGACAAGGGCTTCACCCAACAGGAGATGCTCGACGCCGGGCTCGCGCGCCAAGGGGCCCGGGGCATATACGATTACTTCCGCGGCCGTGCCACATGGCCCATTCGCGACTCGACCGGCCGTACCCTCGGGTTCGGCGCCCGCAAGCTCTACGACGACGATTCGATCGCCGCGAAATACATCAACACGCCCGACACCCAGCTCTACCACAAGAACCAGGTGCTCTACGGCATCGACCTGGCCAAGCCGCAGATCGTGAAGAAACGCCAGGTCGTGATCGTCGAAGGGTACACCGATGTGATGGCGATGCATCTGGCGGGCGTGGACACCGCCGTGGCCACCTGCGGCACCGCCTTCGGCGAGGAGCATGCGAAGATTGTGCGCCGGCTCATCTCCGACGATTCGCTTGGCGGCGTGCAGCTCACCGGTCCGCTCAGGGTGGAAGGCGAACCGCTGAGCTCGCGCATCGTATTCACCTTCGACGGCGACGCGGCCGGCCAAAAGGCCGCATTGCACGCCTTCGGCCTTGATTCCTCGTTCCAGACGCAGACCTTCGTGGCCGTGGCCGACAACAACCTCGACCCCTGTGACCTGCGCATCGAGCGCGGCGATGACGCGTTGCGCGCCCTCGTGGTCAATGCCCGGCCGTTGTACGACTTCGTGATCGACGTGGCCATAGGCAAGTTCGACACCCAATACGGCACCGGCCAGATGGGTGCCGTCAAGGCAGTGGCGCCCCTGATCGCGCGCATCAAAGACAAGAGCCTGCTCGACCTCTACACGCGCAAGGCTGCCCGCAGGATCGGCATCGATCTGGCGATTCTGCAGCGTGAGGTGCAATCCGCACGGCGTGCGCAGCATGTGCCGAATGAGGACGCCTATGCGTCACGCCAACGCGGCTACGACCGCACTTACGAGCGTGAACGCGAACAGCCTCAGGTCAACGAGGCGCGTATGCGTGAAATCGAGCGCGACAATGCGAGGTCCCAGCATTTTTATCGCATCGACGACAACGTGTTCATCACCGAGATGCAGTTCATGGCCACGCTGGTGCAGATTCCGCGCGCCGTCAACGCCGAGCTGTTCAAGGCGCTCACCGTGCACTGCTTCTCCACGCCGGTGTTCCAGACGATGTTCGAGGCGGTGGAGGCCGCCGGCGGTCTTCCGGAACCCGGCACGTCGCCCGGGCAGTGGCTCCACGCCCTTACCAAGGCTGGAGGCCCGCTGCTGGCACCGGTCATCACCGAGCTGGCCGTGATGAATCTGCCGTTGCCCCAGAACATGGCGAACGGCAATGCGGCCCAGACGGGCCAACAGGAGCCGGGCAGCCAGTCCGCCCAACCGATGCCCGAGGCAAGCGCGGAGCAGAGGCAATATGCCAACCAGCTCACCGCCAGCCTCATCGACACCGGTTACATGCGAAGAATTGGCATGCTGCGCCAGCAGGCGAGTCGTGCGACGAACACGCATGACCAGATCCGGTTGTTCGGCGCGATCACCGAGGTCGAGCGCGAGCGCAAGGACCTGCAGTCGCAGATCTTCGGATCCGCGGCCGGCTGA
- a CDS encoding GNAT family N-acetyltransferase, with protein sequence MSNLTIRHANAGDIDAIMELLRQVNDVHAHGRPDLFVEGKTKYTPTELAQIIADDSRPIFVATDTDGTLLGYAFCVEEDHAGANNLQPVRTLYIDDICVDERARGKHVGTELYNHVLDYARAHGYHNVTLNAWAANPAAVKFYESLGMSVYKYGMEQIL encoded by the coding sequence ATGTCGAACCTCACCATCCGTCATGCCAACGCCGGCGACATCGATGCCATCATGGAACTGTTGCGTCAGGTCAACGACGTGCATGCACACGGTCGCCCCGACCTGTTTGTCGAGGGCAAGACGAAATACACGCCCACCGAACTCGCACAGATCATCGCAGACGATTCCCGTCCGATTTTCGTCGCAACCGACACCGATGGCACGTTGCTCGGCTATGCGTTCTGTGTGGAGGAGGATCATGCGGGCGCCAACAATCTGCAGCCGGTTCGCACGCTGTATATCGACGACATCTGCGTGGACGAGCGTGCGCGCGGCAAACACGTGGGCACTGAGCTGTACAACCATGTGCTCGACTATGCACGTGCACACGGCTACCACAATGTGACGCTCAACGCCTGGGCTGCGAATCCAGCCGCCGTCAAGTTCTACGAGTCACTCGGCATGAGCGTGTACAAATACGGCATGGAGCAGATTCTCTAA
- the alr gene encoding alanine racemase: MVCMSVSALEEWQFSSKQGERNYNQALREYPAQVIVDLAALRDNMRHLVDITNREGGPTEVMGVVKADAYGHGLVPSALAALAGGATWLGVAQAREALALRNAGIGVDRARVLTWVNNPLHAPYDDLIAADVDLSVATPTAIQKIAEAARAVGKPARVHIKVDTGFGRNGFTLVQIDSAIDLLLPLADEGVFEIVGQWSHLAVADAPAVGEFVEKTDEQIRVFEEFTSRLHARGIEPQIRHLANTAATLSRPEIHYDLVRPGVALYGYEADPAMGTPSKYELRPAMTLQAQLSSVKNVGAGEGLSYGRVYVTDEPTSAAIVPVGYADGIHRSASGFNEAGSKHVNKPGAPVRVMTRDGARIFHVSGRVCMDQFILDLHGDAENMGVHIGDTVELFGPGRGEDYLEPTADDWARAADTISYEIFTCLRNRVPRLYANAFEVLDETDLGKLDQSTLL, translated from the coding sequence ATGGTGTGCATGAGCGTGAGTGCACTTGAAGAATGGCAGTTTTCCTCCAAACAGGGCGAGCGCAACTATAATCAGGCGCTGCGTGAATACCCTGCGCAAGTGATCGTCGATCTCGCCGCGTTGCGAGACAACATGCGCCACTTGGTCGACATCACCAACCGCGAGGGCGGTCCCACCGAGGTGATGGGAGTGGTGAAGGCCGATGCGTATGGGCACGGTCTGGTCCCCTCCGCTTTGGCAGCACTCGCTGGCGGCGCCACGTGGCTCGGCGTGGCGCAGGCCCGCGAGGCGCTCGCATTGCGCAATGCCGGCATTGGCGTTGATCGGGCCCGCGTGCTCACGTGGGTGAACAATCCGCTGCATGCCCCCTACGATGACCTCATTGCCGCCGATGTGGACCTTTCGGTGGCCACCCCGACTGCGATCCAGAAGATTGCCGAGGCCGCGCGAGCCGTGGGCAAGCCAGCGCGCGTGCACATCAAGGTGGACACCGGCTTCGGGCGCAACGGGTTCACACTGGTCCAGATCGACTCCGCCATCGACTTGCTGCTGCCGCTGGCCGACGAAGGGGTGTTCGAGATCGTGGGCCAATGGAGCCATCTGGCGGTGGCGGATGCCCCTGCCGTCGGCGAGTTCGTCGAGAAAACCGACGAACAGATTCGGGTATTCGAGGAGTTCACCTCGCGCCTGCACGCACGGGGAATCGAGCCGCAAATTCGGCATCTCGCCAACACGGCTGCCACACTGAGCCGCCCCGAGATTCATTACGACCTGGTGCGACCGGGCGTCGCGTTGTATGGCTATGAGGCGGACCCGGCAATGGGCACGCCGTCGAAGTACGAGCTCAGGCCGGCGATGACGTTGCAGGCGCAACTGAGCTCCGTGAAGAACGTGGGCGCCGGTGAGGGTCTGTCCTATGGGCGCGTGTATGTGACCGATGAGCCTACGAGTGCGGCGATTGTGCCGGTGGGCTATGCGGATGGCATTCACCGTTCCGCCTCGGGATTCAACGAGGCCGGTTCGAAGCACGTGAACAAGCCGGGCGCGCCGGTGCGGGTGATGACACGCGATGGTGCGCGCATATTCCACGTGAGCGGCCGCGTGTGCATGGACCAGTTCATACTCGACCTGCATGGCGACGCCGAGAACATGGGTGTGCATATAGGCGATACGGTGGAGCTGTTCGGGCCGGGGCGTGGCGAGGACTATCTTGAGCCGACCGCCGACGACTGGGCGCGGGCGGCCGATACGATCAGCTATGAGATCTTCACCTGTTTGCGCAACCGTGTGCCGCGGTTGTATGCGAACGCGTTCGAAGTGCTCGACGAGACGGACCTAGGCAAGCTCGACCAGAGCACACTGCTGTGA
- a CDS encoding iron-containing alcohol dehydrogenase family protein codes for MAKEVRKYIEDYAHPVIITGVKSADAFLDYTGEDEFFAPVLRYDGSSSERNARELAEQAKALDADAIIAIGAGKLSDTAKNVAEMMNVDLIIVPTLACACAAYSPYSVNYDDEHRFLGVPVHPRQSVALLVDSALIAQAPPEKIVGGIGDTVAKWYESAPVFEQADDLSVFDRLAYQGAKLSHDLLLEESVPALDALRAGDYANGHVRTLIDTIIGIAGTVGGFGGVRARESGAHTVHDGLTRIPGSAETMHGEKVAYGVLVQLVAEGKEDEARNLLPFYNKIGLPHSWKQMNLPFTDENLKTVADFAAAPGSPFHAAVPDVTADQIIDAMRTVEAF; via the coding sequence GTGGCCAAAGAGGTCCGCAAGTACATCGAGGACTATGCCCACCCCGTCATCATCACCGGCGTCAAATCCGCCGACGCGTTCCTCGACTATACGGGAGAAGACGAGTTCTTCGCACCCGTTCTGCGGTACGACGGTTCGTCGAGCGAACGCAACGCACGCGAACTCGCCGAGCAGGCGAAGGCGCTCGACGCGGACGCAATCATTGCCATTGGCGCCGGCAAACTGTCGGACACTGCAAAGAACGTGGCCGAGATGATGAACGTCGACCTGATCATCGTCCCCACACTGGCCTGCGCATGCGCGGCCTACTCACCGTACTCGGTGAACTATGACGACGAACACCGCTTCCTCGGCGTTCCGGTGCACCCACGGCAGAGCGTCGCCCTGCTCGTCGATTCGGCGCTAATCGCGCAGGCGCCGCCCGAGAAGATCGTCGGCGGCATAGGAGACACGGTGGCGAAATGGTACGAATCGGCGCCGGTGTTCGAGCAGGCCGACGATCTGAGCGTGTTCGACAGGCTTGCCTATCAGGGCGCGAAGCTGAGCCATGACCTGCTGCTCGAGGAAAGCGTGCCCGCACTCGACGCATTGCGCGCCGGAGACTATGCCAACGGGCATGTACGCACACTGATCGACACGATCATCGGCATCGCCGGCACCGTAGGCGGCTTCGGCGGCGTGCGAGCCCGCGAATCCGGCGCCCACACCGTGCACGACGGGCTGACCAGAATCCCCGGATCCGCGGAAACGATGCACGGAGAGAAAGTGGCGTACGGCGTGCTGGTGCAGCTCGTGGCCGAAGGCAAGGAAGACGAGGCTCGCAATCTACTGCCCTTCTATAACAAGATCGGGCTTCCCCACTCCTGGAAGCAGATGAATCTGCCGTTCACCGACGAGAACCTCAAGACGGTGGCCGATTTCGCCGCAGCTCCAGGCTCCCCGTTCCACGCGGCCGTCCCCGACGTGACCGCCGACCAGATCATCGATGCGATGCGCACCGTCGAAGCATTCTGA